From a single Cytophagales bacterium WSM2-2 genomic region:
- a CDS encoding membrane protein: MTASNAISQPLPDLVSTQDRIQSIDLLRGVVMIIMALDHTKDYFFNFEFGQMDLTKTTPLLFFTRWITHYCAPVFIFLAGTSAFFTGRRKSKKELTKFLITRGLWLVFLELTVIAFGWRWDIRFYAIALNVIWALGICMIVLAAAIHLPLRWLVVTGVLMIVGHNLLDSVHVAGDGLDSILWAMLHEFKQINYKYFYFRVGYPVVPWIGVMMLGYAFGNLYLPSFDAKKRRKILYLLGIGAILLFFILRLPNIYGDPKLWMSQRNSVYTFLSIINVTKYPPSLLYVLIMLGPALIFLAATEKIAGKFSDYIARLGRVPMFYYILHIYLIHFVAGVTAALMGYDFTALVFSQANDGSGLKGFGFGIYAVYAFWIGIVLAMIPVCLWYERYKRNNRDKWWLSYL, encoded by the coding sequence ATGACAGCATCAAATGCTATTTCGCAGCCGTTACCCGATCTGGTATCAACCCAGGATCGTATTCAGTCCATAGATTTGTTGCGAGGAGTAGTCATGATCATCATGGCGCTGGACCACACCAAAGACTATTTTTTTAATTTCGAGTTTGGGCAGATGGATCTCACAAAGACAACACCACTGTTGTTTTTCACCCGGTGGATCACCCACTATTGTGCACCTGTCTTTATATTTCTGGCAGGAACCTCTGCTTTCTTTACAGGTCGCAGAAAGAGTAAAAAGGAGCTGACGAAGTTCTTGATTACGCGGGGGCTTTGGTTAGTGTTCCTGGAACTTACCGTGATTGCTTTCGGCTGGAGATGGGATATCCGGTTTTATGCCATTGCACTAAACGTGATTTGGGCCTTGGGCATATGTATGATTGTACTTGCAGCAGCTATACACTTGCCACTCCGGTGGCTGGTAGTAACAGGTGTCCTGATGATAGTCGGTCACAACCTGCTTGACTCTGTTCATGTGGCTGGTGACGGCCTGGACTCAATTCTTTGGGCGATGCTCCATGAGTTTAAACAGATAAATTATAAATATTTCTATTTCCGTGTTGGTTATCCAGTGGTGCCGTGGATAGGTGTGATGATGCTGGGTTATGCATTCGGTAATTTATATCTGCCTTCTTTCGATGCGAAGAAGCGAAGAAAGATATTGTATCTGCTGGGCATCGGTGCCATTTTACTTTTCTTTATTCTACGCCTTCCTAATATCTATGGTGACCCTAAACTGTGGATGAGCCAACGCAATTCCGTATATACTTTCCTGTCGATCATCAATGTAACCAAGTACCCGCCTTCTTTGCTTTATGTGTTGATTATGCTTGGACCGGCATTGATCTTCCTGGCGGCAACTGAGAAAATAGCTGGTAAGTTTTCAGATTACATTGCAAGGCTGGGACGTGTACCTATGTTTTACTACATACTCCACATTTATTTGATACATTTTGTTGCTGGTGTCACCGCAGCGCTGATGGGCTATGATTTTACAGCTCTGGTATTCAGTCAGGCCAATGACGGCTCCGGTCTTAAAGGTTTTGGATTTGGCATATATGCAGTTTATGCTTTTTGGATCGGCATCGTATTGGCTATGATACCTGTATGCTTATGGTATGAGCGCTATAAAAGAAATAACCGCGACAAATGGTGGCTGAGTTATTTGTAA
- a CDS encoding alpha/beta hydrolase, producing the protein MINFTGLAYNIQTHMSFKTLIAIACLSFSSLYAQQNASPKYGDNPKAGSFFNHDGVKVYYEIYGQGKPMVLLHGNGGSIRSRADLIPEFASHYQVIAFDSRCHGKTDCPKGYLTYVQMASDVNAVLDHLKIDSAYFWGQSDGGIVGLLTAINYPKKVKKLLASGANLRPDTTALDPGLLPIVDKMWASVKNDSIRSKHIRLVMDQPNIKKSDLRKIKADVMIMGGDRDAVRNSHFLEMHENIPGSLLCILPGTTHFPYKDRTKWFLEIMYDFFDNPPRRTTTIQLFK; encoded by the coding sequence TTGATTAATTTCACAGGCCTGGCCTATAATATTCAAACACACATGTCATTCAAAACACTTATTGCTATCGCATGCCTTTCTTTTAGTTCGTTGTATGCACAACAAAATGCGTCACCCAAGTATGGAGACAATCCAAAAGCAGGCAGCTTCTTTAACCACGATGGTGTAAAGGTGTATTATGAAATCTATGGTCAGGGCAAACCAATGGTATTGTTGCATGGAAATGGGGGCTCCATTCGAAGTCGCGCTGACTTGATTCCTGAATTTGCTTCCCACTACCAGGTTATCGCTTTTGACAGCCGCTGTCACGGAAAGACGGATTGCCCGAAAGGGTACCTCACTTACGTCCAAATGGCTTCGGATGTAAATGCGGTATTGGATCATCTGAAAATTGACTCTGCATACTTTTGGGGACAAAGTGATGGTGGCATTGTCGGTTTGCTCACGGCTATCAACTATCCGAAGAAAGTAAAAAAACTTTTAGCGTCAGGTGCAAACTTACGGCCTGATACCACTGCATTAGATCCTGGATTGCTCCCTATTGTCGACAAAATGTGGGCGTCTGTCAAAAACGACAGCATTCGAAGCAAGCACATAAGGCTCGTGATGGACCAGCCCAACATAAAGAAATCCGACCTGAGAAAAATTAAGGCTGATGTCATGATTATGGGAGGAGACCGTGACGCTGTTCGCAACTCTCACTTCCTGGAGATGCACGAAAACATCCCCGGCTCACTGCTCTGCATTTTGCCCGGAACCACTCACTTTCCTTACAAAGATCGCACGAAGTGGTTTCTGGAAATTATGTATGATTTCTTTGACAACCCACCACGCAGAACTACGACAATTCAATTGTTTAAGTAA
- the estC_2 gene encoding esterase, producing the protein MDNSKKTYVLVHGAWHGAWSWQATKQIMEQSGSKVITFDLPGHGTDKTDIPQVTFDSYVEKVKKEITKLNTSVILVGHSLAGYIVSKVAEDMPKNIEKLIYVAAMIPNKQKTVFDTLKEDAGSELLKNLIFAEDQSWATVSEETLKNVVYNGATNEQIAKAAPQLVRQAMQPFLIPVTTTGNNFGKIDKTFIICEKDKIFSATAQKELVKTINCKKAISINTGHVPHVENPKILAETILEL; encoded by the coding sequence ATGGACAATTCAAAGAAAACGTATGTTTTAGTGCACGGTGCATGGCACGGTGCGTGGTCGTGGCAAGCGACCAAACAAATAATGGAGCAGTCTGGCTCTAAGGTTATAACCTTTGATCTTCCGGGACATGGAACTGACAAGACAGACATCCCACAAGTAACATTCGACTCGTATGTGGAAAAAGTAAAGAAAGAAATTACGAAGCTAAACACTTCAGTAATTTTGGTGGGGCACAGTCTTGCAGGTTATATAGTAAGCAAGGTGGCAGAGGATATGCCAAAGAACATTGAAAAGCTAATATATGTTGCTGCCATGATACCGAACAAGCAGAAAACAGTTTTTGATACTTTGAAGGAGGATGCAGGAAGTGAATTGCTAAAGAATCTGATTTTTGCCGAAGATCAAAGTTGGGCAACGGTAAGCGAAGAGACATTGAAAAATGTTGTTTACAATGGTGCAACCAACGAGCAAATTGCGAAGGCTGCACCTCAATTGGTTCGTCAAGCTATGCAGCCATTTTTAATTCCTGTAACTACTACCGGAAACAACTTTGGTAAAATTGATAAAACTTTTATCATCTGCGAAAAAGATAAAATTTTTTCTGCCACAGCTCAAAAGGAACTTGTTAAAACAATCAATTGCAAAAAAGCAATTTCTATAAATACAGGACATGTACCTCATGTGGAGAATCCAAAGATTCTGGCAGAAACAATCTTAGAATTGTAA
- a CDS encoding hypothetical protein (frameshifted, deletion at around 4493288) produces the protein MAYTIDTEWRNRIDFINGRNEVIAFLTKKWEKELDYQLKKELWCYTENKIGVRFEYEWHDKVGQWFRSYGNEMWEFDENGYMKKRYASINDLAINEENRKFK, from the coding sequence TTGGCTTACACGATTGATACCGAATGGCGTAATAGAATTGATTTCATTAACGGAAGAAATGAAGTCATTGCATTTCTAACAAAGAAGTGGGAGAAAGAATTGGACTACCAGCTAAAAAAAGAATTGTGGTGCTATACCGAAAATAAAATCGGGGTCAGGTTTGAATATGAATGGCACGATAAAGTAGGGCAATGGTTTAGAAGTTATGGAAACGAGATGTGGGAGTTTGATGAAAATGGCTATATGAAAAAAAGATATGCCAGCATAAACGACTTAGCCATAAATGAAGAAAATAGAAAATTTAAATAA
- a CDS encoding transcriptional regulator: protein MKDKQVFTLINEQTGNLAFKILPFTGNSHFDHLQRNNYFTLIWIKNGSGNLRTDFSEFYFEQNSMFSFAPYQPFMLKAEYCEGIAIFFHSDFFCIHKHQTEVTCNGILFNNIYQLPVFTIDEASKAMFEELVEKMKIEISNSAIAQYEMLISYMKILLITSSRIKSEQLIVNAEKDIKTIEILQRLKIAIEENFRSKHLPIEYSSMLNISQKALAKHVRKHYYKTCTELITERILIEAKRELYLTNKTVKEIAFELGYEDEHYFSRFFKKNTQISTQQYRETVGFGKES, encoded by the coding sequence ATGAAGGATAAACAGGTTTTTACACTTATAAATGAACAAACAGGCAATCTTGCTTTTAAGATTCTACCTTTTACCGGCAACTCCCATTTTGATCATTTACAACGTAATAACTACTTTACTCTGATATGGATAAAAAATGGTTCTGGGAATTTGCGGACGGATTTCTCTGAATTTTATTTTGAACAAAATTCAATGTTTTCATTTGCGCCTTACCAGCCATTTATGCTTAAAGCCGAATACTGCGAGGGCATAGCTATCTTTTTTCATTCCGATTTCTTTTGCATCCACAAACACCAAACAGAAGTAACCTGCAATGGTATTTTGTTCAATAACATATATCAGCTTCCTGTTTTCACAATCGATGAAGCTAGTAAAGCCATGTTTGAGGAACTTGTGGAAAAAATGAAAATTGAAATTAGCAATTCCGCAATCGCCCAATACGAAATGCTGATTTCTTACATGAAGATTTTACTGATCACCTCATCAAGAATTAAATCTGAACAACTTATTGTAAACGCAGAAAAAGATATTAAAACAATCGAAATACTTCAAAGACTCAAAATTGCGATAGAAGAGAATTTTAGATCAAAACATTTGCCAATTGAGTATTCATCAATGTTGAACATCTCTCAAAAAGCTCTGGCGAAACATGTAAGGAAGCATTATTACAAAACCTGTACAGAACTAATTACAGAACGCATACTTATAGAAGCAAAACGAGAATTGTATTTAACAAATAAAACAGTCAAAGAAATAGCATTTGAATTAGGCTATGAAGATGAACATTACTTTAGTAGATTCTTTAAAAAGAATACACAAATTTCAACACAACAATATAGAGAAACAGTTGGCTTTGGAAAAGAAAGTTAA
- a CDS encoding TonB-dependent receptor yields MEMDANKGLLIVFLLFLFGGLNAQNEKFQINQSNITLSEMLREIERKTDVRLVYSDDIINSGRKVSLSGSYTLSEALQSLFKNTDIRFNYSKGKVILYQVKNEKKKRHVLSGYIREKESHELLPLANVYLPELRAGVPANGYGFYSITLPEDSLTIVFSYAGYVSNTIRLKITEDQELNVDLQSNHLLKEVFVISSSEKESEKVEIGHINLPIDQMKNVPFILGEKDIFKVLQLLPGVKRGTEGSSGFYVRGGGSDQNLILLDDAPVYNANHLFGFFSAFNGNAIKSIDFFKGGFPARYGGRLSSILDMHMKEGNQNKTTGAASIGLISSNFTIEGPVKKGKISALFAARRTYFDVFAKPFVKNGQGYYFYDVNSKINFNISDRNKIYLSGYFGKDDLHLKSDNNDYAFGWGNQTATLRWNHQFSNKIFSNASFIFSNFNLNSSSNRSYQDTTYTARYTTAIRDFNIKYDADIFASSSHHIRVGLNFIAHRFTPGALIVKEQANINFTDLNNQVNDLETALYAEDEWQATQNLSFNFGFRLSGFSPTLNSMRVNPEPRITTKYQLSDNWAVKAAYTKMNQYIHLLSNTGLGLPTDLWVPSTAKVPNETSQQGVIGIVHDLPNKRVSISIEAYSKKSDNIISYKPGSSFLSIDRPTSEQYIPWEDKITSGQSWSNGIELLIQKKTGRLNGWIGYTLSKTEMQFDEINFGQKFYALYDRRHDLSVVAIYELNSKIRLSGTFIFQSGNRITVPQTQYLAINNDLLRLQAGSWNLVTDYGPKNSFLTPAYHRLDLGIQFHKKKKNYECVWEIGLYNAYYRKNPFLYEVSVDNNHTYLKGVNIFPVVPSFSYHINF; encoded by the coding sequence ATGGAAATGGATGCCAATAAAGGCCTGCTCATCGTTTTTTTGTTATTCCTATTCGGAGGATTGAACGCTCAAAATGAGAAATTTCAAATCAATCAAAGCAATATTACTCTTTCCGAAATGCTCAGGGAAATCGAAAGGAAAACTGACGTAAGATTGGTTTATAGCGATGACATTATCAATTCGGGAAGAAAAGTAAGTTTATCAGGATCCTACACATTATCCGAGGCACTGCAGTCCCTATTCAAAAACACAGATATCCGATTTAATTATTCAAAAGGTAAAGTCATCCTGTACCAGGTAAAGAATGAAAAGAAGAAGAGGCATGTACTGAGTGGATACATCCGCGAAAAGGAAAGTCACGAGTTGTTGCCCCTGGCTAACGTTTACCTCCCGGAACTCAGAGCAGGTGTACCAGCCAACGGGTATGGATTTTACTCCATTACCTTACCAGAAGATTCTCTAACGATCGTTTTTTCTTATGCCGGATATGTGTCAAATACAATCCGTTTGAAAATAACAGAAGATCAGGAGTTGAATGTTGATCTCCAGTCTAATCACCTTCTCAAAGAAGTATTTGTTATTTCATCATCCGAGAAGGAGTCTGAGAAGGTTGAAATCGGGCATATAAATCTCCCCATAGACCAAATGAAGAACGTTCCCTTTATTCTAGGAGAGAAAGATATATTCAAAGTTCTTCAGTTGTTGCCAGGTGTCAAGCGTGGTACCGAAGGATCTAGTGGATTTTATGTTCGAGGAGGAGGCTCAGACCAAAATCTGATTCTTTTAGATGACGCACCTGTCTACAATGCCAATCATTTGTTCGGCTTTTTTTCTGCGTTTAATGGTAATGCAATTAAAAGCATTGATTTCTTTAAAGGAGGATTCCCGGCCCGCTATGGAGGGCGATTGTCATCTATTTTGGACATGCATATGAAAGAAGGCAATCAGAATAAAACTACTGGGGCAGCTTCGATCGGACTAATCTCCAGCAATTTTACTATTGAGGGGCCAGTTAAGAAAGGAAAGATCTCTGCCTTGTTTGCAGCGCGCAGGACCTACTTTGACGTGTTTGCTAAGCCGTTTGTCAAAAACGGGCAAGGATATTATTTCTATGATGTCAATTCTAAGATCAACTTCAATATTAGCGACAGGAACAAAATATACCTAAGTGGTTATTTTGGAAAAGATGATCTTCACTTGAAAAGCGACAACAATGATTATGCTTTCGGCTGGGGCAATCAAACAGCAACACTGAGATGGAACCACCAGTTCTCAAATAAAATCTTCAGCAATGCATCTTTCATATTTAGCAACTTCAATCTGAATTCGTCCTCCAACCGGTCATACCAGGACACCACTTATACTGCCAGGTACACTACAGCCATTCGTGATTTTAATATAAAATATGATGCAGACATTTTTGCATCATCATCCCATCACATACGGGTAGGGCTAAATTTTATCGCTCACCGATTTACTCCAGGAGCTCTGATTGTAAAGGAACAGGCTAATATAAATTTTACGGATCTAAATAATCAGGTTAATGATTTAGAGACTGCGCTCTATGCGGAAGACGAGTGGCAGGCAACCCAAAATCTATCATTCAATTTTGGGTTCCGATTAAGCGGGTTCAGCCCAACGCTGAATTCCATGAGAGTTAACCCTGAGCCGCGGATCACAACAAAATATCAGTTATCCGATAATTGGGCCGTCAAAGCAGCGTACACAAAAATGAATCAGTACATTCACTTGCTAAGCAATACCGGTCTTGGCCTGCCTACAGATCTGTGGGTTCCCTCTACGGCTAAAGTACCCAACGAAACATCACAGCAAGGAGTAATTGGCATAGTTCACGACTTACCCAATAAACGAGTTAGTATTTCTATTGAAGCCTATTCCAAAAAATCGGATAACATCATAAGTTATAAACCGGGGAGTTCTTTTCTCTCGATTGATCGCCCTACCTCAGAGCAATATATACCCTGGGAGGATAAGATTACATCGGGGCAAAGCTGGTCCAACGGAATTGAGTTATTAATCCAAAAGAAAACCGGAAGGCTTAATGGATGGATAGGCTATACCCTATCTAAGACGGAAATGCAGTTTGACGAAATCAATTTCGGGCAAAAATTCTACGCGCTGTATGACCGCAGGCATGACTTATCCGTTGTTGCTATTTATGAATTGAATAGCAAAATCAGGCTTTCCGGCACATTCATATTTCAATCCGGCAACAGGATCACCGTTCCACAAACTCAATACCTGGCTATCAATAATGATCTGCTTCGACTACAGGCAGGTTCATGGAATCTGGTCACCGACTATGGCCCAAAAAATTCTTTTTTGACACCCGCATATCATCGGCTTGATCTCGGCATTCAATTTCATAAAAAGAAGAAGAACTACGAGTGTGTGTGGGAAATTGGTTTGTACAATGCCTACTATAGAAAGAATCCTTTCTTATACGAGGTATCCGTTGATAACAATCACACCTATTTGAAAGGTGTAAATATTTTTCCTGTCGTACCATCGTTTTCATATCACATCAATTTCTAA
- a CDS encoding anti-sigma factor: protein MEPSPEIEKIIQFLSNDLDESENKLVRNWINESPENHKEFERIAHLWASYKKEPKFSVNAEADWKSIATRIHLPALNSIPGWKTPQMVWVYRVAATLIFGFAVWTSILLFPQQEKQIVYRSNNQNELLILNDSSRVWLNQNSTLIYPAKFGAKKREVILEGEAFFEVQKDEKKPFIIHSQNTSTTVLGTSFLVKSHLKADSIVVLLKTGKVLFESTDTKTILEPGDQVILDKKMNKTHKTVADFNDLAWHTHELRFEKTDLKEVVRCLNRVYGKNIVIESNAILKCRFTGFYKNERLDRIVDDIALALQLTVDQNTNKIILNGNGCQ, encoded by the coding sequence ATGGAACCATCACCGGAAATTGAAAAAATTATCCAATTTCTTTCCAATGATCTGGATGAGTCAGAAAATAAACTCGTTCGGAATTGGATTAATGAGAGCCCGGAGAATCACAAAGAGTTTGAGCGGATAGCGCATCTTTGGGCATCCTATAAAAAGGAGCCTAAATTTTCAGTTAATGCTGAAGCTGATTGGAAAAGTATCGCGACTCGAATTCACCTCCCCGCTCTCAATTCCATTCCCGGATGGAAGACCCCACAGATGGTATGGGTTTATCGGGTGGCTGCCACGTTGATATTCGGCTTTGCGGTATGGACTTCCATCTTACTTTTTCCTCAGCAAGAAAAACAGATTGTTTATCGATCCAATAATCAAAACGAACTTCTCATCCTCAATGATAGCAGTCGGGTTTGGTTAAATCAAAATTCAACGCTCATTTATCCGGCTAAGTTCGGGGCAAAAAAACGCGAAGTGATTCTTGAAGGAGAAGCTTTCTTTGAAGTTCAGAAAGATGAGAAGAAGCCCTTCATTATTCATTCTCAAAATACTAGTACAACAGTTCTTGGCACCAGCTTCCTTGTCAAATCTCATCTGAAAGCTGACTCCATCGTGGTATTATTAAAAACCGGAAAGGTTCTGTTTGAATCAACTGATACAAAGACCATTCTGGAGCCGGGCGATCAGGTGATACTGGATAAGAAAATGAACAAGACGCACAAAACTGTCGCTGACTTCAATGACTTAGCCTGGCATACTCATGAACTTCGATTTGAAAAGACTGATCTTAAAGAAGTGGTACGTTGCCTTAATCGCGTCTATGGAAAAAATATCGTTATTGAATCCAATGCGATTTTAAAATGTCGTTTCACCGGATTCTATAAAAACGAACGTCTGGATAGAATTGTCGATGATATTGCCCTGGCTCTTCAGCTGACAGTTGATCAAAATACCAATAAAATTATTCTCAATGGAAATGGATGCCAATAA
- a CDS encoding DNA-directed RNA polymerase sigma-70 factor → MLTFDFVKKKNAVEPVEFIDKKVFETSYREYYSSLCRFAYRYLDSESESKDLVQDLFVDIWANREKIKITTSVKSYLYAAVRNRSLTKLKSKLGIVPLLDDNNELVVEPVNLDFPSLEEAIQKAIASLPEKCRTIFVLSREQGLKYAQVAEKLNLSEKTVENQIGIALTKLREATKEFFSILLMF, encoded by the coding sequence TTGCTTACTTTTGATTTTGTTAAAAAAAAGAACGCAGTGGAACCGGTTGAGTTTATAGATAAAAAAGTTTTTGAGACTTCTTATCGAGAATATTATTCGAGCCTTTGCCGTTTTGCATATCGCTATTTAGACTCAGAAAGTGAATCAAAAGACCTGGTACAGGATTTATTCGTTGATATTTGGGCCAACCGTGAAAAGATAAAGATAACAACGTCAGTAAAATCGTATCTCTATGCTGCGGTTCGGAATAGAAGCCTTACCAAACTCAAATCAAAACTGGGGATTGTACCACTTCTTGATGATAATAATGAACTAGTAGTTGAGCCTGTCAACCTGGATTTTCCTTCATTGGAAGAAGCAATCCAAAAAGCTATTGCTTCTCTCCCAGAAAAATGCCGGACCATTTTTGTATTGAGTCGAGAACAAGGTCTGAAATATGCCCAGGTTGCTGAGAAACTAAATCTTTCTGAAAAAACAGTAGAAAATCAAATTGGTATTGCGCTTACAAAGCTAAGAGAGGCAACCAAAGAGTTTTTTTCAATTCTTCTTATGTTTTAA
- a CDS encoding RidA family protein, whose protein sequence is MTVAQSSQIKTIGSDALARPAAAFSHAVVVGNLVFVAGQAGIDFSTGKLDSDFEKQGRQAFANLKKVLEASGSDLAHTVKVVVWLKKPEDVDKLNALYKEFFPTNPPARSVPIVDLSKPEYLIGIEAIATVK, encoded by the coding sequence ATGACTGTGGCCCAAAGTTCACAAATCAAAACCATTGGCTCTGATGCTTTGGCACGGCCGGCAGCAGCATTTTCTCATGCGGTAGTCGTAGGTAACCTTGTTTTCGTTGCCGGACAGGCTGGTATTGATTTTTCAACAGGCAAACTCGATTCAGATTTTGAAAAACAAGGAAGGCAGGCTTTTGCCAATTTGAAAAAAGTGTTGGAGGCTTCCGGCTCGGATCTCGCACATACTGTAAAAGTAGTAGTCTGGCTTAAAAAGCCCGAAGACGTCGATAAGTTGAACGCACTATATAAAGAGTTCTTTCCGACAAATCCTCCGGCACGTTCAGTACCCATTGTTGACTTGTCTAAGCCAGAATATTTGATCGGGATAGAAGCCATCGCTACTGTAAAATAA
- the ytcD gene encoding putative HTH-type transcriptional regulator YtcD: MDDALFVVGGKWKLRVMIAVLSGHVRFNELQRTIAGISARVLSSELKDLEENGLVKRVVHVNQKPVVVEYLPTEYSKTLKEVIAPLAQWGANHKKRIMKGT; the protein is encoded by the coding sequence ATGGACGATGCGTTATTTGTTGTCGGCGGGAAATGGAAACTACGGGTGATGATTGCCGTATTGAGCGGACACGTTCGTTTCAATGAACTGCAACGAACTATAGCTGGTATTTCAGCACGAGTACTTTCAAGCGAATTGAAAGACCTGGAAGAGAATGGTTTGGTCAAACGTGTTGTTCATGTCAATCAGAAGCCAGTGGTCGTGGAGTACCTGCCTACAGAGTACAGTAAAACATTGAAAGAAGTCATTGCACCACTGGCACAATGGGGCGCCAACCACAAAAAGAGAATTATGAAGGGCACGTAG
- the azoR gene encoding FMN-dependent NADH-azoreductase, producing MKKVLHVISSPRGEASVSKRLGNAIIEKIKEKHPDSIVKERNLATNLFPHLDEVQIGSWFTPAENRSPEQINAVKISEEAIAELQEADIYVIDAPFYNFAIPSTLKAYLDHIARPGITFRYNEKGQPEGFLKNKKVYVATASSGVYSEGKFQSYDFVSPYLKFLLSFLGITDVAFIRVEGLKIEGIKETAFEKGVESIAVD from the coding sequence ATGAAAAAAGTACTTCACGTTATATCCAGCCCGAGGGGTGAGGCGTCTGTTAGCAAAAGACTTGGCAACGCTATTATTGAAAAGATTAAAGAGAAACATCCGGACAGCATCGTGAAAGAACGCAACCTGGCAACCAATCTCTTTCCGCATTTGGATGAAGTGCAAATCGGTTCGTGGTTTACGCCTGCCGAAAATCGCTCGCCTGAGCAGATAAACGCTGTTAAAATTTCGGAGGAAGCTATTGCAGAGCTGCAAGAGGCAGACATCTACGTGATCGATGCACCCTTCTATAATTTTGCTATTCCTTCTACTTTGAAAGCATACCTGGACCATATTGCAAGACCAGGAATTACTTTTCGATATAACGAAAAAGGACAACCTGAAGGCTTCTTAAAAAACAAGAAAGTGTACGTGGCGACTGCCTCCAGTGGCGTCTATTCTGAGGGCAAATTTCAGTCGTATGATTTTGTAAGTCCATACCTGAAATTCTTACTCAGCTTTCTTGGCATCACAGACGTAGCCTTTATACGTGTCGAAGGCTTAAAGATTGAAGGCATTAAAGAAACTGCGTTTGAAAAAGGTGTTGAAAGCATTGCAGTTGATTGA
- a CDS encoding MFS transporter codes for MEQKVKQRVFISVFFFLSGICFSTWASRIPTIKATFQYNEAELGTLLLLMPIGSLAGLPFSGWLVSRFNSRVPALAGFILVSLSLTLIGVAPSTFALAIAVCLFSFNMRILNISINVQALALQKSFSRNINGSFHGLWSTGGIVGVGISTLFVGLDISMQVHLIIISFVSIAIALFSFQYLLKGDRAASGNKINLSKPDPYVVYLGILVFLASMCEGGMFDWSGVYFKEVINVELFTLGYLIFMIFMALSRFASDSLIENIGKPKTFVISAILIFTGVSIAVLLPSFLFSLIGFCLTGMGTASLIPMVFSLAGQSKKYSPGVAISIVGTYSIAGMFLGPVLIGYVAQAFNLRIAFVTFAIAGIMLIPISRSFFRIKEKA; via the coding sequence ATGGAGCAAAAAGTAAAGCAGCGGGTATTTATAAGTGTATTCTTCTTTCTGTCGGGCATTTGTTTTTCAACGTGGGCCTCACGCATCCCCACCATCAAAGCCACTTTTCAATACAATGAAGCTGAGCTGGGTACGCTGTTGCTGTTGATGCCTATCGGTTCGCTGGCAGGTCTCCCCTTTTCCGGGTGGCTGGTGTCGCGTTTCAATAGTCGCGTGCCTGCGTTGGCTGGTTTTATACTCGTAAGTCTCTCGCTCACGCTCATAGGTGTAGCTCCGTCAACGTTTGCGCTGGCCATTGCCGTCTGCCTGTTCTCTTTCAACATGCGCATCCTGAATATCTCCATCAACGTGCAGGCACTCGCCTTGCAGAAAAGCTTCAGCCGCAATATCAACGGCTCATTTCACGGTCTGTGGAGCACGGGAGGAATAGTAGGCGTAGGTATCTCTACCTTGTTTGTAGGCCTGGACATCTCCATGCAGGTACATCTGATCATCATCTCATTTGTGTCCATAGCCATAGCTCTCTTTTCATTTCAATACCTGTTAAAAGGCGACCGGGCAGCGTCCGGCAATAAGATCAATCTTTCAAAACCAGATCCCTATGTAGTGTATTTGGGTATCCTGGTATTCCTGGCCTCAATGTGCGAGGGCGGTATGTTCGACTGGAGTGGCGTCTACTTTAAAGAGGTGATCAACGTAGAATTATTTACTCTCGGCTACCTCATCTTTATGATCTTCATGGCGCTGTCACGGTTTGCTTCAGACTCTCTTATCGAAAACATCGGGAAGCCTAAGACTTTTGTGATCAGCGCCATTCTTATTTTCACGGGCGTATCGATTGCAGTGCTGCTGCCTTCTTTCTTGTTTTCGTTAATAGGCTTTTGCCTCACTGGCATGGGCACGGCATCACTCATACCAATGGTGTTTTCCCTTGCGGGGCAATCCAAAAAATATTCGCCTGGAGTGGCTATCTCTATTGTAGGAACATACAGCATCGCTGGCATGTTCCTGGGCCCCGTACTAATCGGCTATGTAGCACAGGCGTTCAACCTGCGCATTGCATTTGTCACCTTCGCCATCGCGGGGATAATGCTCATCCCGATATCAAGGTCATTTTTCAGGATTAAGGAGAAAGCATAA